Within Hydra vulgaris chromosome 02, alternate assembly HydraT2T_AEP, the genomic segment ataatcaaaaattagataagtgtttttactaatttattattgctctgttcttttagaacattaagcactctgtttgtagaatacactaacataattccACGTTCCACTCTGTCATTAACAACTTTCATTATTTGGACTCTCTCTGCCAACTTCTGATATGATTCATTGTCTTCCCAATATTTAGGATCTTTTGAAATGAAGTTTTTGGCCTCTTCTCTACCTGTATTGCTCAACAACTCAAATAAACTATAGGTTCTCATAGTCACAAATGTCTCTAGTCTGTTGAAGTCGGTATTCTTGGAATCTACTCTCTTCAGCGCTAGAGTTGTTTTAGGAAGTTGGAGGTTAACTACCATGGCCCTCTTCACATCCAGATCAATCCGACTATCAAAAAATACCAGACCTATAAGATGCTCTGAGAAGAACCAAAGGTGTCGAGAAAATGCAGTAAAAGCTGCAACGGCAAAAGTGTGGTTTGGATACTTTTGGAACTGTTTCAGCATTTGAGTATCATTAAACGGAGCATTTACAGCCAGAGGAGCTTCGTGCTAAAAACGTCCATAAATTAATGCCCCAAGCAATGCAAGCTCAACAAGATCTTTTTTCTCTTGAACAGTCAGAGTAAGCTGATCTTGAAATAGTACTTTTTTTAGAGCATAAAGGCCTTTGTCATCCATCAAGCATGATGCATTGCTCATGGAGCGCGAAATTTTATCTCAGTACCAACAGAGCCTCCCCAAGGAAGACCAGACATAACCAAAGTAGTTCAAGATAATCCTCCCTATGTTGCTTTTCGTCGATAGCTTTGATGTAGAATGCTATCATTTCCTTTCGAAGGACTTCCATATCTCCAATAAAGAGCTCATCTTTAGCTGGAGAGAATCTCGCTTGCTGAATATATGGCTTGCTGAATATATTTCAATGGAAAAGTTGTCTTTGTTATTTTGAGTAATGTGTTTACGAGTAGACATTCGAGATCTCCTGATTTTACTTCGAGACAGACTTAAGTCTGCAACAGGATGTCCTAGTGCTTTAACCACtgaagcaataaaaaacataGCTTTGCGATCTAGAAGGTTAACTCTGTCCAAAGCTCCAGCAACTTCTGGGCTTGACACAATACTTTTCAGACGCTTTGGCTTTGGTGTAGAAGAAATAGATTGCAATGCAGAAGACAGAATCTCAAAACTCGGGTCATCATCGCTGTCTTAACTGTCTTCTGAGCTGCTGATGTTGGCTGAGACAGGACCACTGGAGTGTTGCTGTTTTGATAACCTTGCATCAAATGCTTGATCTCGAGCTCTCTTTCTGGCTTCCTTTGTCAGTAGGTTCATATAAACTCCGGCCATGCTGCAGCTGGTAACATCTTCTCGCTGCATTGCAAGAAATTGCCTATCATCAGCAATGGTTATTGTCTCCATTGCGGTTTAAGTTGCCAAGTCAAAAAGCTCATAAAGTGTATCCTTGAATATCTGTTCTTTAATTCTACAGCTTTCTAGGTTTGTAGCTCGATTCTTTTTTAGAAGCTGATAGGAGTCGTATAATTTCCGAAGGTTTCTTTCATCAGAATCAATTCTTTGCGTTGGGATTCTTGCCTTATTCCACACAACAATCAGCTCTTGAATTGTATGATGAATGCTCTCCTTTATTGTGAGATGCTCTTCCAGATGATGAAAGAGGAGACAACGGAAGACATCTCCATTTGTTGCCAATCTTGATGATGAGAGCTGTTTAGATGCTTTCCCAATGAGCCATACCTCTGCAGAGCTTCTTGTCGTAACTGCCATAAGTGGTGATGAACCTGTTGATATAAGAATATtaagtataagaaaataaaaatatttgttactggaaataaaaaaataatcattataaattgttttttgaaaaaatgcagaCATGTGCCTATTCCAAATTGGGCACCAAattataaacaactaaaaaatattagatatataagTGAATTCATATAGCATCTGCTTTTCAGCaagcattaatttatttaccagTGTTAAGATAGATGTTCAATTATgcaaaaattacacaaaaatttgtataaattcttaaaaattgagtattgtcaaaaaaatgatgaaatcaTATCGACCTCTAAAACTGTTCAGATTGGTCCAATTTTTTGTATGGTTATTCTCTAAGCATACACGAACAAAATTAGGCTTGTGGAGAGAATGTAGacatattttgaatttttaccaCACAAATCTggatcaccctaatatatatatatatatatatatatatatatatatatatatatatatatatatatatatatatatatatatatatatatatatatatatatatatatatatattcatatagcCCCCTCACTTATAAAAGTGTGTGGGCTTTATGTACtatgcccccccccccccctacttTTTAAGtctgtaaaattattattttaaaagtttttatcttgtttttaatCACAATTTCAAGCCGCTAGAGGTCaattagtattttgtatttgaaatactaaCTTACCGTATTTGTTACGAATCACGTTTTACAAGCTTCTAGGGAGCAATTAgcgttttgtatttgaaataataaatttatgtgttTGCTTTGAACAATGTTTTACAATTCACAAGGGAGCGATTAACGGTTgtgaataatatataaatctatacataaatatattttacataattcaCAACTCCTAATCTTACGACTAGTATTTCCTAACAACTACGAAGAGTCATAACGGAACTGTCTCATAAAAAACAACGAACACTAATTTCTTACTTTGTACATGACAAGTCCAACTTTACCAACCGAATAAATTATTCAAGAAgcaaatgacatttaaaaaatttttcctgCTTGTTCCTATTGTGAGTGGAATGCCGAAAAGCAGAAATAAATCCTGCCGATATTGAAGCAACCAAAAAAATGTATGGCAAACAACTTagatttttcaatgaaaaatagATAATAGATTACCCTTGGATTCATCTATGTCATTCCAAAAAGAAAGTATATTACTATATTTGCATTAGTGCTGTCAAGAAAAATCTggcatatttttcaaaatgcggtGAACAAACCTTTTTGACAATTGGTTATGACAATTAGAAAAAGGCTGTAGAAAGACTGAGAAAACACGACCTATCATTATTTCGTATAGAGGCACAGGGAAAATTATTTACACTACGTGCAGCAGGTTTAAAAACCATACATCAAATGAAAAGTGAAATGCCTGATAAGCAGTCCGATGAGCATTACGAGTGTTTAATTCGTGTAATCTCTACTTTAAAATGTGTTACTCAACAAGGCTTAGCTGTTCGACGGAATGATGAAATCAGTTACTTTTAATGAGGAGTGAAGATTATCTACCTCTATCGAGCTGGCTGTCAAACAGTAAGTACATGTCTCATGATGTTGTTAACGAGATGATAGAACTAATGGCAAATTATGTGCTAAGGAATGTACTTAGCGCTATTAAAtcgagaattttttttactgtaatatGCGATGAAACTTGAGACATTTTCGGTATTGAGCAAATGTCTATATGTGTTcgatcaatttttgaaaattttataatatacgAAGATTTTCTTGGTCTCAATGCAGTTGATGCTACCGACAGTAAGTCTCTTTTTTATGCAATATGTGAAATTTTATTAAGATGTGGACTAGACAAGAAAATGATGctgttgtataattttattttttttagcttcaaaGAGACTGgtaaggtttaaaaaattacaatgcaATATACTTGACAAAGATGTCAAGCAAATCAATTTAAGTGCTCCTTGTTCAACTCGTTTTACCGTGAGAACCAAATCAAATGGTTCAATTCTGATAAATTTTCATGTAATTGTTTTAGAGCTTCAAGAAATTACTGAATCAAATGATCCTAACAGAGCTAAAGCAGAAGGTTTActtgataaattattatcatttaaattatattttgggCCTTGCCTGGCTTATGAGGTGTTTGCAACAGTAGAGCAAGTCTCTCAACATATGCAATCTGCTGAAATAGATGCTCAAACAATTGCTTCATcaacaatgttattaaaaaatcatatatcaTCTATGGGATTAGAAACacgttttaaatcattttttgaatcttgtGTTAATGAAGGAGttcatttaaaatttggttACAATTACCTCATGCTTCTTTGCCTCGCCAACGTTTAACTTCTCGCTTTGATGATAATACTTTGAACATTCACAAATGGGACAAGATGGAATATTGCCAAGCTCAGTATTACGAGGTACTTAATGTTATAGAAAGTCAATTAAATCAGCGGTTCCCAGAAAATTCAATGGAATCAATAATTGCTCTACAAAGGTTATTATTGTCCACTGCAAATGGTGATACGGActtgaaagctttagataatataaaggttttttataaaaaggatatagtttatgaaaaattaaaagctgaaCTCTTTCTATTTAGATCCATCAAGGAAAACTTATAACATTGCATATAAAATGAACATTAAACAGGTAACATCAATTACAACTATAATTGATATGTTAAACGACTGTAAAGGAGACTCAATAATGTTTTCTGAAATAccaaaacttctaaaaaattgATTGGCGATACCATTGACAACCTGCACAGCCGAGAGATCTTTCTCTCATCTAAGAATGATGAAGTCATATAGTCGGTCGACTTCGACTCAGAAGCGATTGAATCATCTTCTACTTCttcaattttatgaatttaataaatgtaaaagctatagcaaaagattttataaatggaAAAAGTAGAGACCAGAATTTCTTTGGAAaacgttaaattatttttagattgtaacatattcttttaattttaaattttagtaaaatacgTTTATAGTtgatattatactttattgaaaatggATGCATGtggttttcttttaaaaataactgaaaattaataatagttttataaaatttgcaaaatatttttacgtttATAGTAGTTTCAGAACTCTATTACAGGCAAacggtaaataaatttaaaatcattaaatgaaATTGCAGTTTTACGATCATTATCACAACATTTATCGTTTTCATTTATAGTCAAATTCTTTGatattaagtgttttttaaacTCCTTGTTTAATGCTTATTGCAAAAAGTTCAACTTTtgtcattatttataaaaagttgataaCTGCAACTTCAaacgattatttttttaagataaaaatatttttaatttcaagacCGAGATCttagataatataatatattaaagagcTTTAAAAAAGTCTGGAAAAATTTGAATGGTTGTAATtaacaatttatgttttcatgccaaatatttcatctttaaaactaaaaataaaaaaaattagttataagattatcaaaaagaaaaaaagattaaaaaagtaaaaataaaaaaagtagaaaaccGGTGTTCGCCGGCTCAAGCGTAACCAACAGTCCAAAAATATCACAAGTattttaagattataaaatttattttaaagtgtagATATgcttaaaatatgtatataaaaaaataaaaatactaacaaGCTAATGTTAAATTCGCTCAGAgatcaatttaaaaacctttagcatggaaaaaaaagaaaagctcaaggaattaaattaaatacaaaataaaaaacgttttcgtTTCTATTTgtcatgaaattttattttaaatcttacttgttatcattttatatacaaaagttaaataaaaattaatttccttGATTAAGCTACTTCCTGCgtctaataatttttctaaaaaatgtaaacgtGCTGACAAAAAGTGCAATATTTTATCACTGacataaaatttcattatgaaaaaaatttaaacaattttttgcaattaaaaaaattattaccgcCTTTAACAAATAAGTGTGCGcgtatttatataagtaatgACATAAAGCATTCATGTCTTAAGTAATATACGCAAAGATTTATGGTTGCATATGTTAAATGTATGTTAAacatataagttatattatataatatatgttatattatactatttatgctattatattacatactatgttatattattttattatattatatattatg encodes:
- the LOC136077137 gene encoding uncharacterized protein LOC136077137, translating into MSICVRSIFENFIIYEDFLGLNAVDATDTSKRLVRFKKLQCNILDKDVKQINLSAPCSTRFTVRTKSNGSILINFHVIVLELQEITESNDPNRAKAEGLLDKLLSFKLYFGPCLAYEVFATVEQVSQHMQSAEIDAQTIASSTMLLKNHISSMGLETRFKSFFESCVNEGVHLKFGYNYLMLLCLANV